Below is a genomic region from Brassica rapa cultivar Chiifu-401-42 chromosome A08, CAAS_Brap_v3.01, whole genome shotgun sequence.
GACATCATCAGGAGTTTCAGCTACATGCTGAGAAGCCTCGGTTTCATCTGGTGGTTTCGGTTTTGGTTCACCTTCCATAGCCACTGGTGAACTGCAAAAAACAAAGGCATTGTTTATGTCATCTTATTATCATGTCAGACCAACCATACAAAGGAGCTTGTGTTTTCACCTAGGTGATGAAGATGGGAAACCGTTAGAAGCAGGATGTGCTGCCCCTACTTCATCAGCTTCTTTTGATGTTTCAAACACATCTTTTGGGATACAAAGGTTCCCAGTTGCTCCAAGAGCCAATACAGCTGCATATAAGAGTGCAAGTAAATAAAGAGAACCAAACTAAACATCATCCAAAACCAATGGTAGTAACAAATCCAAAGTGTGTTACCATTTGTGGTGTCTCCAATAGTCGAGCTAGGTTGGATCAAGTCGTCATGTACACCGGTTCTACTATCAAATACGGTTGAGAAACTTAATGAATacactgaaaaaaaaaaggatctgACAAGAAGAAACCTTTGAGGAGCGGTTGTATCTTCAGATGTCTTGACTCCTTGTGTGGAGATCAATTTCATGTCCAAAACAACTCCACCTTATCAGAAGAAATTGAATCCATCAGACAGACTTATATGATATCAAACACGAGGGAGTGAATACAAGGAAAGGATGAAGGGAGAAACTAACGAGATCTAACTCCTGTTTCTTCAACGTCTTGGTTAGCTTCCGTAGTCTTCAATCAAGTAAACACACACAAGGAGGGAATTCAAAATgagattaaatttttttttgtcatagaAAGACATGGTGTTAAGAGTGCTTGCTTGTTACCTGATTATGTTCAGAGGTCGGTATCGTTGACTCTGGTGGAACCCCGCTTTGTTCATTTCGTAAAGCTGAAAGAACGGGAAGCAAAATTAGTTACAGCTTTGTTTCATGTTGTCTCTTGCTGAGAAACTATTTCCACATACAGAAAAAAAATACCTCCATCAACATAGGTGATATGTTTAGGTTCCAACGGTGCTACACTACTTGGGGATACAGTTTTAAGCATTTGCTCTGTTGCTTTAGCTCTGACTTTACGAATTTCATCTTGAATATTCCATGACGGATTGGAACGGGATCTCCTTTTCATCTGCAATTTTGGTACCAAAAAAGTCAGAATGCATATTCATAACTCTAGAGAGCCTCTAGAAGTACACGCTCGTATGCAACTTTTCTTTTGgtagatgaacaaaaaaaaaacatttaatcaTAAGAAAAGTAAGCACTGCACTGCATAATATATTGGAAAGCTTTCTGATGTACCTTGGAAGAGGATAAGTTTCCAGCACTATAAGGAAACGGTGTCCCTTCATTAAGAAACTGCATCCCTGCTGGTAATGGTGACCGAAACTCTGAGTTGTTTGCAGCCGGAGATCCCCACGGCAGACGAGATCGCATATATGACCTGGCCACGTCCACAGGAGATCCAGCACCATCTTCAGTTGCCTGGAGATTGAACATAACTTTGCTGGAGATGGTGATGTTTTTACTAAAGCAGTGGTAAAATGGTGAAGATGAACAATTCTTATGAACTAATTCCGACAGATAGACATACTCATAATCATTAATCAAATGGAGAGAAAGCATGACATTGAATTTTAGTATAACAGCAAGTAATGACTCAGGGAAACAAAGACATAAGAGCAGAGTTTCCAAAACTTACTTTGGATTTTGAATTGGATGCTGATTTCTTCTCTTCCAACCATCTTTTTGCTTCCATGACAGCTTTATTGGACATTTCACCCACATTCACCTCTAGAAATAAAAAAGCCAGAAGATGTGTTATCACATAGACTAGTCCAGTTAGATTGCACAGTCTACCATCAGTTACATACCACTTGTCAATCCATTGTCACTATGCCTACCCTCATTAGAAGCGAGGGCACTGGGATGATCTACAACCCTCGCCTTGATGATATCTATTAATCTATCTCCCTCTTCCCTGAAACCACATAGACATCATTAAATAAATgtcacatatataatatattttcaatatatggCTACGAAAAAAAGACACTTCGAAATACCTTGCAAATGTTTCTTGCATGAGAAGCTGCTCAATTACACGCTTAGAACCGAGTCTTTGGATGGTTGATTGCTGGGCATTCACAAGGTCCTATTAACACCAAACACACATCATACTCAGTCCACATAAACTTAAATCATGCTTCCATTAATTACATTGTTGGAAAACGTTAGCTTTGTGAACTTTACTTCTACGAAACCATCTACACATGCGCAATAAAAGCTCGAACCAGTGAAAAGGTAGACTCAGTACCAAACTACCAAAAACTTAAACTACAATCTTCAACAACACCAACCACTAGTCAAAAAGAGCTGAATCAATTATGTGAAGTGTGAACCATGGATTTGAGAAAACCGATCATAAGAACACTGTCTCTAACCACGTTCAAAACATTGACATAAACGACAAGGGTGGTTAGTAACTCTACCATTGTTTCATCTTCTGCAAACTCAGTGATGTTCTTCTCAACATCCTCATCACCTTCAATATCTGAAAACAAGGAGGAGACCATATGAAACTACTTCAAAAGAGAGAAACGAAGACGCAAAGCTGGCTAGTTTTCTCAATCCAGAACTACATTATATATGAAAAAAGCTTAGAGCTACATTCTCAATTCAGACGGGGCATAATGATGGGTCAAACCTAATTGAATCCGTATATGAAAAAGCTTAGAGCTTGAGGATTAATACGAAGTTGACAGCTTTTAAAGTAAGTAACTTTAGCTAAAATAGAGTAACAGTACTTCACCAACCATTATTGAAGGAAAGAGAACAAAAGGAGAAAGCTTttaatcaaaattcaaaatttgaaacCAAACGGTAAGTTTCAGATTCCGACCAAGGTTTCAATCTTTCAAACTAAACTTGTCTGAGCACAAATGAATTTTATTACACACTGTTAAAAGTGGGAAGCTTTGAGTTAGACAACACATACCTGAAGACGAATCCTCACCCTCCGAAGAAGATGAGGAAGACTCAGAGAAGACGACGGAAGAGATGAATTTCCCGGCGCCGGAGGCAATGGCGGTGGCAGGTTTGTAAACGAGCCTGGAGATCCAACTAGGGTTTTGCTGAGGAGGATCCCGAGATCTTGGAGCAGGGCGGTCATACGGCGTCCTAACGACGGAGGTCCGGCGTGGTCGAACAATCTTGCCTCCGGTTCGAGGCTGACGTGGACCGGCGTAGCCGGAGACGGAGTCcatgggaggaggaggagggagagagtTCGTTGAGAGGGATTAATCGGAATATTAAGGAATTTGGTCGTTATTTGTCGTCTTGTTGTTGTTctcctctattttttttttattattgggtGAAAAGTTAGTTTCCTATATTACAGGCCAACTGTTAAAATTTATTTCCCCTGATAAAATTTAGCGAAGTAAAAAAAAGTactgaaataataattttttctgtattttaaaGGTCaggttttaatattaaaaataataaatttttgtgtttatttgTTGCCTTTATTTCAATCAATCAATATTGCACCATTCATATTCTTACACTtaagtttatatttaaaatttaaacaaaatacattaacaaaaatctaaaacatcaatttcttaaatataaaaaaaaatataaaacatcattCTTTTAAATACGATGGGATTAAAGTTTAACTATAATCATTaacaatgaatattttttttgaaccaCAATTAacaatgaatcaaaattgagtTTTTAATTCATGTGGTGTACACAAAAGTTGATCAAGGCTAGACAATCTACTAAGCAATGTCAAGCAATGTCTCATATTAGTTTCTGAGCTTGTGCCAGTTATTATCAAATGTGATGTGTAGCAACAATTCCATCtctcaaaatatttttctttttttgggtcaaaatatATATCTTCATTGTTGAAAGACGAATGTAAGAGACGAAACACggtacaatatccaaaaaaaaactttttctgTTTACGTTTTTGTACAAGAATGCTACTGCCACAAAagaaaggaagagagagagaggtccaAAACCAAGAACATCCACCATTGACTACGAATAGGCTGGTCTGCTTCAATCTCCAGGTGACAGAGAGAGAATAAAAACAAGAAGTTTAATGTATAGAAAATAAGAAGATAAAACACAGAGTGTAGAAACAGCAATGATACCTAATTTTCATAGAAACGGGAACGATGTCTTCTTAACCTGTAAAAACCAATAGCATCAAGCAACATCCATCACGTAACACCATCATATAAACTATGAAAACAAGAATGTATATCTATGTA
It encodes:
- the LOC103834611 gene encoding protein KAKU4 isoform X3, producing the protein MDSVSGYAGPRQPRTGGKIVRPRRTSVVRTPYDRPAPRSRDPPQQNPSWISRLVYKPATAIASGAGKFISSVVFSESSSSSSEGEDSSSDIEGDEDVEKNITEFAEDETMDLVNAQQSTIQRLGSKRVIEQLLMQETFAREEGDRLIDIIKARVVDHPSALASNEGRHSDNGLTSEVNVGEMSNKAVMEAKRWLEEKKSASNSKSKATEDGAGSPVDVARSYMRSRLPWGSPAANNSEFRSPLPAGMQFLNEGTPFPYSAGNLSSSKMKRRSRSNPSWNIQDEIRKVRAKATEQMLKTVSPSSVAPLEPKHITYVDGALRNEQSGVPPESTIPTSEHNQTTEANQDVEETGVRSRGVVLDMKLISTQGVKTSEDTTAPQRTGVHDDLIQPSSTIGDTTNAVLALGATGNLCIPKDVFETSKEADEVGAAHPASNGFPSSSPSSPVAMEGEPKPKPPDETEASQHVAETPDDVSDGTIDKENNNSDSSGSHEEEWLPGDQSLPSSNSASSSPDTSKVLAYTRRGRGRGRGRGRGKGRGK
- the LOC103834611 gene encoding protein KAKU4 isoform X2; translation: MDSVSGYAGPRQPRTGGKIVRPRRTSVVRTPYDRPAPRSRDPPQQNPSWISRLVYKPATAIASGAGKFISSVVFSESSSSSSEGEDSSSDIEGDEDVEKNITEFAEDETMDLVNAQQSTIQRLGSKRVIEQLLMQETFAREEGDRLIDIIKARVVDHPSALASNEGRHSDNGLTSEVNVGEMSNKAVMEAKRWLEEKKSASNSKSKATEDGAGSPVDVARSYMRSRLPWGSPAANNSEFRSPLPAGMQFLNEGTPFPYSAGNLSSSKMKRRSRSNPSWNIQDEIRKVRAKATEQMLKTVSPSSVAPLEPKHITYVDGALRNEQSGVPPESTIPTSEHNQDVEETGVRSRGVVLDMKLISTQGVKTSEDTTAPQRFLLVRSFFFSVYSLSFSTVFDSRTGVHDDLIQPSSTIGDTTNAVLALGATGNLCIPKDVFETSKEADEVGAAHPASNGFPSSSPSSPVAMEGEPKPKPPDETEASQHVAETPDDVSDGTIDKENNNSDSSGSHEEEWLPGDQSLPSSNSASSSPDTSKVLAYTRRGRGRGRGRGRGKGRGK
- the LOC103834611 gene encoding protein KAKU4 isoform X1, which encodes MDSVSGYAGPRQPRTGGKIVRPRRTSVVRTPYDRPAPRSRDPPQQNPSWISRLVYKPATAIASGAGKFISSVVFSESSSSSSEGEDSSSDIEGDEDVEKNITEFAEDETMDLVNAQQSTIQRLGSKRVIEQLLMQETFAREEGDRLIDIIKARVVDHPSALASNEGRHSDNGLTSEVNVGEMSNKAVMEAKRWLEEKKSASNSKSKATEDGAGSPVDVARSYMRSRLPWGSPAANNSEFRSPLPAGMQFLNEGTPFPYSAGNLSSSKMKRRSRSNPSWNIQDEIRKVRAKATEQMLKTVSPSSVAPLEPKHITYVDGALRNEQSGVPPESTIPTSEHNQTTEANQDVEETGVRSRGVVLDMKLISTQGVKTSEDTTAPQRFLLVRSFFFSVYSLSFSTVFDSRTGVHDDLIQPSSTIGDTTNAVLALGATGNLCIPKDVFETSKEADEVGAAHPASNGFPSSSPSSPVAMEGEPKPKPPDETEASQHVAETPDDVSDGTIDKENNNSDSSGSHEEEWLPGDQSLPSSNSASSSPDTSKVLAYTRRGRGRGRGRGRGKGRGK
- the LOC103834611 gene encoding protein KAKU4 isoform X5, which encodes MDSVSGYAGPRQPRTGGKIVRPRRTSVVRTPYDRPAPRSRDPPQQNPSWISRLVYKPATAIASGAGKFISSVVFSESSSSSSEGEDSSSDIEGDEDVEKNITEFAEDETMDLVNAQQSTIQRLGSKRVIEQLLMQETFAREEGDRLIDIIKARVVDHPSALASNEGRHSDNGLTSEVNVGEMSNKAVMEAKRWLEEKKSASNSKSKATEDGAGSPVDVARSYMRSRLPWGSPAANNSEFRSPLPAGMQFLNEGTPFPYSAGNLSSSKMKRRSRSNPSWNIQDEIRKVRAKATEQMLKTVSPSSVAPLEPKHITYVDGALRNEQSGVPPESTIPTSEHNQDVEETGVRSRGVVLDMKLISTQGVKTSEDTTAPQRTGVHDDLIQPSSTIGDTTNAVLALGATGNLCIPKDVFETSKEADEVGAAHPASNGFPSSSPSSPVAMEGEPKPKPPDETEASQHVAETPDDVSDGTIDKENNNSDSSGSHEEEWLPGDQSLPSSNSASSSPDTSKVLAYTRRGRGRGRGRGRGKGRGK
- the LOC103834611 gene encoding protein KAKU4 isoform X4; protein product: MDSVSGYAGPRQPRTGGKIVRPRRTSVVRTPYDRPAPRSRDPPQQNPSWISRLVYKPATAIASGAGKFISSVVFSESSSSSSEGEDSSSDIEGDEDVEKNITEFAEDETMDLVNAQQSTIQRLGSKRVIEQLLMQETFAREEGDRLIDIIKARVVDHPSALASNEGRHSDNGLTSEVNVGEMSNKAVMEAKRWLEEKKSASNSKSKATEDGAGSPVDVARSYMRSRLPWGSPAANNSEFRSPLPAGMQFLNEGTPFPYSAGNLSSSKMKRRSRSNPSWNIQDEIRKVRAKATEQMLKTVSPSSVAPLEPKHITYVDGALRNEQSGVPPESTIPTSEHNQDVEETGVRSRGVVLDMKLISTQGVKTSEDTTAPQSRTGVHDDLIQPSSTIGDTTNAVLALGATGNLCIPKDVFETSKEADEVGAAHPASNGFPSSSPSSPVAMEGEPKPKPPDETEASQHVAETPDDVSDGTIDKENNNSDSSGSHEEEWLPGDQSLPSSNSASSSPDTSKVLAYTRRGRGRGRGRGRGKGRGK